A window from Physeter macrocephalus isolate SW-GA chromosome 11, ASM283717v5, whole genome shotgun sequence encodes these proteins:
- the LOC102992224 gene encoding calpain small subunit 1-like, whose amino-acid sequence MGEASAQYNPEPLPPRTHYCNIEANESEKARKFRRLFAQLAGEDMEVSATELMNILNKVVTRHPDLKTDDFGIDTCRSMVAVMDSDTTGKLGFEEFTYLWNNIKKWQAIYKQFDIDCSGTTGSSELPGTFEAAGFRLNEHLYNTIIPRYSDEGGNTDFDNFISCLVRLDAMFRAFKSLDKDGTGQTQVNIQEWLQLTMYS is encoded by the coding sequence ATGGGTGAGGCGTCTGCACAGTACAACCCAGAGCCCCTGCCCCCTCGCACCCATTACTGCAACATCGAGGCCAATGAGAGTGAGAAGGCCCGGAAGTTCCGGAGGCTCTTTGCCCAGCTGGCTGGAGAGGACATGGAGGTCAGTGCCACAGAACTCATGAACATTCTCAACAAAGTCGTGACCCGACATCCTGATCTGAAGACTGATGATTTTGGCATTGACACATGTCGCAGCATGGTGGCCGTTATGGATAGTGACACGACCGGCAAGCTGGGCTTCGAGGAATTCACGTACTTGTGGAACAACATCAAAAAGTGGCAGGCCATATATAAACAGTTTGACATTGACTGTTCAGGGACCACTGGCAGCAGTGAACTCCCGGGGACCTTTGAGGCAGCAGGATTCCGCCTGAATGAGCATCTCTACAACACGATCATCCCACGATACTCAGATGAGGGAGGGAACACTGATTTTGACAACTTCATCAGCTGCCTGGTCAGACTGGATGCGATGTTCCGTGCCTTCAAATCTCTTGACAAAGATGGCACTGGACAAACCCAGGTGAACATCCAGGAGTGGCTGCAGCTGACCATGTATTCCTGA